A window of Planctomycetota bacterium contains these coding sequences:
- a CDS encoding DUF1549 domain-containing protein, translated as MLHTLTRTIDRTPIRRVILAAAMLLAASTLVRGEAALKSVVVMPDAVNLNTLRDRQSFVVQATYDDGITRDVTNDAKLSFADASLVKVEGHVIHPAKDGQTQMFVEYGGQKLTVPVNVKDAQTERPISFRLDVMPVFAKAGCNSGSCHGSASGKDGFHLSLFGYDPAGDYYRITREMSGRRINLALPAESLLVEKAIGKVNHTGGELFKPETEYYATLVRWLEAGAPDDVKDVAKCVGIEMYPHKLVMDGAGAAQQMTVLAHYTDGTDRDVTRYAVFMSNNDVSCKIDPEGQVVAGQRGEAYVMARFDEFTVGSNAIVLPKGLQYAWQDVKESNYIDELVDDKLKKLRITPSPLCSDETFLRRATIDIIGSLPTRAEYDKFMADTDPDKRAKLVDDLLSRKEFVEMWVMKFSELLQISSDNNAGNQALSYKAALLYYNWMSEQLANNVPMNQIVQQLLSSSGGTFSVPATNFYQVERDDKKLAENVAQVFMGMRIQCAQCHNHPFDRWTMDDYYSFVSFFTQVGRKNAEDPREQIIFNKGNGDIRHPVDNRVMEPKFLGGASPDVKGKDRRVVLAEWLASPDNPYFAKNLANIVWSHFFGRGIVEPVDDVRVSNPAVNPELLDALGKKFTEYNYDFKKLVRDICTSRTYQLSTVTNDSNESDGTNFSHSYIRRMRAEVLFDSISEVTDTMDENKFRGLPKGSRAVQIADGATSTYFLKTFGRAERESVCSCEVKMEPNLSQALHLLNGDTVERKIKQGKIVEQALKDGKTPEQIVEDLYIRCFGRKPTADEAGRISQMMKDAKDPRQELEDLFWALLNSKEFLFNH; from the coding sequence ATGTTGCATACCCTCACTCGAACCATCGACCGGACCCCGATCCGCCGTGTCATCCTCGCCGCCGCGATGCTGCTGGCGGCTTCGACCCTTGTGCGCGGCGAGGCGGCGCTCAAGTCCGTCGTCGTCATGCCCGATGCCGTCAACCTTAATACCCTCCGCGACCGCCAGTCCTTCGTCGTGCAGGCGACCTACGACGACGGCATCACGCGCGATGTCACCAACGACGCCAAGCTCAGCTTCGCCGACGCTTCGCTCGTCAAGGTCGAGGGTCACGTGATCCACCCCGCCAAGGACGGCCAAACGCAGATGTTCGTCGAATACGGCGGACAGAAACTGACCGTCCCCGTCAACGTCAAAGACGCCCAGACCGAACGCCCCATCAGCTTCCGCCTCGACGTCATGCCCGTCTTCGCCAAGGCCGGTTGCAACAGCGGATCGTGTCACGGCTCAGCGAGCGGCAAAGACGGCTTCCACCTCTCGCTCTTCGGCTACGACCCCGCCGGCGACTACTACCGCATCACGCGCGAAATGAGCGGCCGGCGCATCAATCTCGCCCTCCCCGCCGAATCCCTCCTCGTCGAAAAAGCCATCGGCAAAGTCAACCACACCGGCGGCGAACTGTTCAAGCCCGAAACCGAATACTACGCCACGCTCGTCCGCTGGCTCGAAGCCGGCGCGCCGGATGACGTCAAGGATGTCGCCAAGTGCGTCGGCATCGAGATGTATCCGCACAAGCTGGTCATGGACGGCGCCGGGGCCGCGCAGCAGATGACCGTGCTGGCGCACTACACCGACGGGACCGATCGGGATGTGACGCGCTACGCCGTGTTCATGTCCAACAACGATGTCTCCTGCAAGATCGACCCCGAAGGCCAGGTCGTCGCCGGCCAGCGCGGCGAGGCGTACGTCATGGCCCGCTTCGATGAGTTCACCGTCGGGTCCAACGCCATCGTGCTGCCCAAGGGTTTGCAGTACGCCTGGCAGGACGTGAAGGAAAGCAACTACATCGACGAACTGGTCGACGACAAGCTCAAGAAGCTGCGCATCACGCCCTCGCCGCTCTGCTCCGACGAGACGTTCCTCCGCCGCGCGACGATCGACATCATCGGCTCCCTGCCGACGCGCGCCGAGTACGACAAGTTCATGGCCGACACCGACCCCGACAAGCGGGCCAAGCTCGTCGACGATCTTTTGAGCCGCAAGGAATTCGTCGAGATGTGGGTCATGAAGTTCTCCGAGCTGCTTCAGATCAGCTCCGACAACAACGCCGGCAATCAGGCGTTAAGCTACAAAGCCGCCCTGCTCTACTACAACTGGATGTCCGAGCAGCTCGCCAACAACGTGCCGATGAACCAGATCGTGCAGCAGCTTTTGAGTTCGTCGGGCGGGACGTTCAGCGTGCCGGCGACGAACTTCTATCAGGTCGAGCGCGATGACAAGAAGCTCGCCGAGAACGTCGCGCAGGTCTTCATGGGCATGCGCATTCAGTGCGCTCAGTGCCACAATCATCCCTTCGACCGCTGGACGATGGACGACTACTACAGCTTCGTGTCGTTCTTCACGCAGGTCGGCCGCAAGAACGCCGAAGACCCCCGCGAGCAGATCATCTTCAACAAGGGCAATGGCGACATCCGTCATCCCGTCGACAACCGCGTGATGGAGCCCAAGTTCCTCGGCGGGGCCTCGCCCGACGTCAAGGGCAAGGACCGCCGCGTGGTGCTCGCCGAATGGCTCGCCTCGCCGGACAATCCGTATTTCGCCAAGAACCTGGCGAATATCGTCTGGTCGCACTTCTTCGGCCGGGGCATCGTCGAACCCGTCGACGACGTCCGCGTGTCCAACCCCGCCGTCAACCCCGAACTGCTCGACGCCCTCGGCAAGAAATTCACCGAGTACAACTACGACTTCAAGAAGCTGGTGCGCGACATCTGCACCTCCCGCACGTATCAGCTTTCGACCGTGACGAACGACTCCAACGAATCCGACGGCACGAACTTCTCCCACTCGTACATCCGCCGCATGCGCGCCGAAGTGCTTTTCGATTCGATCTCGGAAGTGACCGACACGATGGACGAGAACAAGTTCCGCGGTCTGCCCAAGGGATCGCGAGCGGTGCAGATCGCCGACGGCGCGACGTCAACGTACTTCCTCAAGACGTTCGGACGTGCGGAGCGCGAGTCGGTGTGCTCGTGCGAAGTGAAGATGGAGCCCAATCTCTCGCAGGCGCTGCATCTGCTCAACGGCGACACCGTCGAGCGGAAGATCAAGCAGGGCAAGATCGTCGAACAGGCCCTCAAGGACGGCAAGACGCCCGAGCAGATCGTCGAAGACCTGTACATCCGCTGCTTCGGCCGCAAACCCACCGCCGACGAAGCCGGGCGGATTTCGCAGATGATGAAGGACGCCAAGGACCCCCGGCAGGAACTCGAAGACCTCTTCTGGGCCCTGCTCAACTCCAAGGAATTCCTGTTCAACCATTGA
- a CDS encoding peptidase, protein MQSHLSAQTLPVIRTAIACAALLLTTSLDAIAVGPPDLDGIQQGGVQRGVEGTLDLAGKRLDEPQEVMFYEPGFTVTNLEVVGDKGTHIKVHLNVAADVPLGEHHLRLRTKFGLTDLKTFFVGPYPMVGEAEPNSSFDAPQKVAMNTTIEGVVENEDIDYYLIEAKQGQRISAEVEAIRLGRRNFDPYVAIMDMRRFELASCDDIPLLWQDCYASVVAPADGNYIVMVRESSYGGSGDSQYRLHIGDFPRPRAVYPPGGKVGEELKVTFVGDVSGPIEKTIKLPDQPNEMYGVYAEQNGASSPSPNYMRVSPFGSYNEAEPNNDYGAPNVVDAELPVAINGVIEKAGDVDLFKFKAKKGQNLDVRVYARALRSPLDPVMSIANVGGNDDSGGLDSYLNFQVKEDGEYVLSVTDQLGKGGPDYVYRVEITPKAPAVSFTIPQADRDDTQTRQMASIPKGNRFAILLSAKRENFGGELKFLIDHMPQGVQMIAPNMADNVSEVPILFEAAPDAPIGGELTTLRGEHIDADKNNIKGTFSQTVVLVRGQPNNTAYISTTVPQFTMAVQDEVPFKVSIVEPKVPLAQSGRMNIKVVAERKDGFDEPITVQMLRRSPGFNCNSTVTMDKGKNEVEYPVNANGNAATGTWDICMVAWANVNGGRQYIATQMAKLNIVPEYVVGKMEMVSCEQGQPVDIVCELEQRQPFDGEAKLELFGLPDKVTAEPVMITKDSKQAVFHIKTDPNSPVGQHKSLFCQFTLIQNGEPIVQSLAGGSVLRIDKPRPAPVEKKAEPKKDEPKPEAKPNEPPPKPLSRLEQLRQELAEKAKAKAEGK, encoded by the coding sequence ATGCAATCACACCTCTCCGCACAAACCCTTCCGGTTATTCGGACGGCCATCGCCTGCGCCGCCCTGCTGCTGACGACCTCACTGGACGCGATCGCCGTCGGCCCGCCGGACCTGGACGGGATTCAACAGGGCGGCGTGCAGCGCGGCGTCGAAGGCACGCTCGACCTGGCCGGCAAACGCCTCGACGAGCCGCAGGAAGTCATGTTCTACGAACCGGGCTTCACCGTCACGAACCTCGAAGTCGTCGGCGACAAGGGCACGCACATCAAGGTGCACCTGAATGTCGCCGCCGACGTGCCGCTGGGAGAGCATCATCTGCGCCTGCGCACGAAGTTCGGGCTGACCGACCTGAAGACGTTCTTCGTCGGCCCCTACCCGATGGTCGGCGAGGCGGAGCCCAACAGCAGTTTCGACGCCCCGCAGAAAGTCGCCATGAATACGACGATCGAGGGCGTCGTCGAAAACGAAGACATCGACTATTACCTGATCGAAGCCAAGCAGGGCCAGCGCATCAGCGCCGAGGTCGAAGCCATTCGACTCGGCCGCAGGAATTTCGATCCGTATGTGGCGATCATGGACATGCGGCGGTTCGAGCTGGCGTCGTGCGACGACATCCCGCTGCTCTGGCAGGACTGCTACGCATCGGTGGTCGCGCCGGCGGACGGCAACTACATCGTGATGGTGCGCGAAAGCAGCTACGGCGGGTCGGGCGATTCGCAGTACCGCCTGCACATCGGCGACTTCCCGCGCCCCCGGGCCGTCTACCCGCCCGGCGGGAAAGTCGGCGAGGAACTGAAGGTCACATTCGTCGGCGACGTGTCCGGGCCGATCGAGAAGACGATCAAGCTTCCCGATCAGCCCAACGAGATGTACGGCGTGTACGCGGAGCAGAACGGCGCGTCCAGCCCGTCGCCCAACTACATGCGCGTCTCGCCCTTCGGTTCGTACAACGAAGCGGAGCCCAACAATGACTACGGCGCTCCGAACGTCGTCGACGCCGAACTGCCGGTCGCGATCAACGGCGTGATCGAAAAAGCCGGCGATGTCGATCTGTTCAAATTCAAAGCTAAAAAAGGCCAGAATCTGGATGTGCGCGTGTACGCCCGGGCGCTGCGATCGCCGCTGGATCCGGTGATGTCGATCGCCAACGTCGGCGGCAACGACGACTCCGGCGGGCTCGACAGCTACCTCAACTTCCAGGTCAAGGAGGACGGCGAGTACGTCTTGTCCGTCACCGATCAGCTCGGCAAGGGCGGGCCGGATTATGTGTATCGCGTGGAGATCACGCCCAAGGCGCCGGCGGTGAGTTTCACCATTCCGCAGGCCGACCGGGATGACACGCAGACGCGCCAGATGGCGAGCATCCCCAAGGGCAACCGCTTCGCCATTCTGCTATCGGCGAAGCGCGAGAACTTCGGCGGGGAATTGAAGTTCCTCATCGATCACATGCCGCAGGGCGTGCAGATGATCGCGCCGAACATGGCGGACAACGTCAGCGAAGTGCCGATTCTCTTCGAGGCCGCGCCCGATGCGCCGATCGGCGGCGAGCTGACGACGCTGCGCGGCGAGCACATCGATGCGGACAAGAACAACATCAAGGGCACGTTCAGCCAGACCGTCGTGCTCGTCCGCGGGCAGCCCAACAACACGGCGTACATCTCGACGACGGTGCCGCAGTTCACGATGGCGGTGCAGGACGAGGTGCCGTTCAAGGTGAGCATCGTCGAGCCGAAGGTCCCCTTGGCGCAGTCGGGGCGGATGAACATCAAGGTCGTGGCCGAGCGGAAGGACGGGTTCGACGAGCCGATCACGGTGCAGATGCTCCGCCGCTCGCCGGGGTTCAACTGCAACTCGACGGTCACGATGGACAAAGGCAAAAACGAAGTCGAATACCCCGTCAATGCCAACGGCAACGCCGCGACCGGCACGTGGGACATCTGCATGGTCGCCTGGGCGAACGTCAACGGCGGACGGCAGTACATCGCCACGCAGATGGCCAAGCTCAACATCGTGCCCGAGTATGTCGTGGGCAAGATGGAGATGGTCAGTTGCGAGCAGGGTCAGCCCGTCGACATCGTCTGCGAGCTCGAGCAGCGGCAGCCCTTTGACGGCGAAGCGAAGCTCGAACTGTTCGGCCTGCCCGACAAGGTGACGGCCGAGCCCGTGATGATCACCAAGGATTCCAAGCAGGCGGTCTTCCACATCAAGACGGACCCGAACAGCCCGGTGGGTCAGCACAAGTCGCTCTTCTGCCAGTTCACGCTGATTCAGAACGGCGAGCCGATCGTGCAGAGTCTGGCCGGGGGCAGCGTCCTGCGGATCGACAAGCCGCGCCCCGCCCCGGTCGAAAAGAAAGCCGAACCCAAGAAGGACGAACCCAAGCCCGAGGCCAAGCCCAACGAGCCGCCGCCCAAGCCGCTCTCCCGCCTCGAGCAGCTTCGTCAGGAACTCGCCGAAAAAGCCAAAGCGAAAGCGGAGGGCAAATAA
- a CDS encoding DUF1501 domain-containing protein translates to MQVGVIGGLGLTLGDALRLEAAQKNYESKEGPAKSVINIFLPGGMAAQESWDPKLYAPLEYRGSLGTVKTKISGEYFSESFAKCADIADKLVVCRGMTHGEAAHERGTHNMFTGYRPSPALQFPSIGSVVSHEFGSRNSMPPYVCVPSQPNVFAGSGYLSSAYGPFSLGADPANKGFAVRDLSLPSGVDSARFDQRRTLLDTVDAHFRSMEKSDALDAMDSFYQRAYAMISSKGAREAFQLDAESEETKNMYGQNDAGMRMLLCRRLVEGGVRFVSMTFGGWDHHQKIENAFKNQAPKLDQALAALISDLDKRGMLDSTLVMVTSEFGRTPKINNDAGRDHYPKVFSIVMAGGGLKKGLIYGKSDTTSTEPEEDGLTVPDWATTVYNQMGIVADKELMAPGARPIEIVKDGQVIKDLIA, encoded by the coding sequence ATGCAGGTCGGCGTGATCGGGGGCCTGGGGCTGACGCTCGGCGACGCCCTTCGCCTCGAAGCGGCTCAGAAGAATTACGAATCGAAGGAAGGCCCGGCCAAGAGCGTGATCAATATCTTCCTGCCCGGCGGCATGGCGGCGCAGGAATCCTGGGACCCCAAGCTCTACGCCCCGCTGGAGTACCGCGGGTCGCTGGGCACCGTCAAGACGAAGATCAGCGGCGAATACTTCAGCGAGTCGTTCGCCAAGTGCGCCGACATCGCCGACAAGCTCGTCGTCTGCCGCGGCATGACGCACGGCGAAGCGGCCCACGAGCGCGGCACGCACAACATGTTCACCGGCTACCGGCCCAGCCCGGCGCTTCAGTTCCCGTCGATCGGCTCGGTCGTGTCGCACGAGTTCGGGTCGCGCAACAGCATGCCCCCCTACGTCTGCGTGCCGAGCCAGCCCAATGTCTTCGCCGGCTCCGGGTATCTGTCCAGCGCCTACGGCCCGTTCAGTCTCGGCGCCGATCCGGCGAACAAGGGATTCGCCGTGCGCGACCTGTCGCTGCCGAGCGGCGTGGACAGCGCCCGGTTCGATCAGCGGCGCACGCTGCTGGATACGGTCGATGCGCACTTCCGCTCGATGGAGAAGTCCGATGCGCTGGACGCGATGGACTCGTTCTATCAGCGGGCGTACGCGATGATCAGCTCCAAGGGCGCCCGCGAAGCGTTCCAGCTCGACGCGGAATCGGAAGAAACCAAGAACATGTACGGCCAGAACGATGCGGGCATGCGCATGCTGCTTTGCCGCCGGCTCGTCGAGGGCGGCGTCCGCTTCGTGTCGATGACGTTCGGCGGATGGGACCATCACCAGAAGATCGAAAACGCCTTCAAGAATCAGGCGCCCAAGCTCGATCAGGCGCTGGCGGCGCTGATCAGCGACCTGGACAAGCGAGGCATGCTCGACAGCACGCTGGTCATGGTCACCAGCGAATTCGGCCGCACGCCCAAGATCAACAACGATGCCGGCCGCGACCACTACCCCAAGGTCTTCTCGATCGTCATGGCCGGCGGCGGACTCAAGAAGGGCCTCATCTACGGCAAGAGCGACACGACGAGCACGGAGCCCGAAGAGGACGGCCTGACCGTTCCGGACTGGGCCACGACCGTGTACAACCAGATGGGCATCGTCGCCGACAAGGAGCTGATGGCTCCGGGCGCGCGGCCCATCGAGATCGTCAAGGACGGGCAGGTCATCAAGGACCTCATCGCCTGA
- a CDS encoding 4-hydroxy-tetrahydrodipicolinate synthase, whose amino-acid sequence MFQGAFTAIVTPFANGQLDEARLRDNVEFQIAGSIDGLVPVGTTGESPTLTHAEHNRVVDVVIEAVNGRVPVIAGTGSNSTAEALESTRHAADAGAAASLQVNPYYNKPTQEGLYRHFATIADEVDLPIVLYNIPGRSAVALTIGTIQRLAKHPNIVAIKEATGSLDLASEICATTDLAVLSGDDSLTLPLMSVGGKGVISVASNIIPDRVTRMVHLALGNQWAEARAAHLEMFELFKGLFVETNPIPVKTAMMLMGMDSGEFRLPMCELAQSNLPALETLLRKHHVLTTTPATR is encoded by the coding sequence ATGTTCCAAGGCGCTTTCACCGCCATCGTCACTCCCTTCGCCAACGGTCAGCTCGACGAAGCACGACTCCGCGACAACGTCGAATTCCAGATCGCCGGCTCCATCGACGGGCTCGTCCCCGTCGGAACCACCGGCGAGTCCCCGACCCTGACTCACGCCGAGCATAACCGCGTCGTCGATGTCGTCATCGAAGCCGTCAACGGCCGCGTCCCCGTCATCGCCGGCACCGGCTCCAACTCCACCGCCGAAGCCCTCGAATCCACGCGCCACGCCGCCGACGCCGGCGCCGCCGCATCCCTCCAGGTCAATCCCTACTACAACAAGCCCACGCAGGAAGGCCTCTACCGTCACTTTGCCACCATCGCCGACGAAGTCGACCTGCCCATCGTCCTCTACAACATCCCCGGCCGATCCGCCGTCGCCCTGACGATTGGCACCATCCAGCGCCTCGCCAAGCACCCCAACATCGTCGCCATCAAGGAAGCGACCGGCTCCCTCGACCTCGCCTCCGAAATCTGCGCGACCACCGACCTGGCCGTCCTCTCCGGCGACGACTCGCTCACCTTGCCCCTCATGTCCGTCGGCGGCAAGGGCGTCATCTCCGTGGCGTCGAACATCATCCCCGACCGCGTCACCCGCATGGTCCACCTCGCCCTCGGCAACCAGTGGGCCGAAGCCCGAGCCGCCCACCTGGAAATGTTCGAACTCTTCAAGGGTCTCTTCGTCGAGACGAATCCCATCCCCGTCAAGACCGCCATGATGCTCATGGGCATGGACAGCGGCGAATTCCGCCTCCCCATGTGCGAACTCGCCCAGTCGAATCTCCCCGCCCTCGAAACATTGCTCCGCAAGCACCACGTCCTGACCACCACCCCCGCCACGCGCTGA
- a CDS encoding sigma-70 family RNA polymerase sigma factor, translated as MLLTRLDNPAAAAPRVTPSVLVSSDNERMVRRYVAALCHQPRDVDDLTQEVFVRALTRINSIHSPDAAPRYLRGVARKVVQEHFRSRTRSQRHVELTAEAVAGSVRTPAALCADRDALRALRDAIAALPIVSRRMLEMRYHDDRSAAQIAAALDIDHAAVRMSLMRIRQRLRRAIGPHL; from the coding sequence ATGCTCCTGACCCGCCTCGACAATCCGGCCGCCGCCGCGCCCCGCGTGACGCCCTCCGTCCTTGTCTCGTCCGACAACGAGCGCATGGTCCGCCGCTACGTCGCCGCCCTCTGCCACCAGCCCCGCGATGTCGACGACCTGACGCAGGAAGTCTTCGTCCGCGCCCTGACCCGCATCAATTCAATCCACAGCCCCGACGCCGCCCCGCGCTATCTCCGCGGCGTCGCCCGCAAAGTCGTGCAGGAGCATTTCCGCTCGCGCACACGCAGTCAGCGTCATGTCGAACTGACCGCCGAAGCGGTCGCCGGCTCCGTCCGCACGCCCGCCGCGCTCTGCGCCGATCGCGATGCCCTCCGCGCTCTGCGCGACGCCATCGCCGCCTTGCCTATCGTCTCCCGCCGCATGCTCGAAATGCGCTATCACGATGATCGATCCGCCGCGCAGATCGCCGCCGCACTCGACATCGATCACGCCGCCGTCCGCATGAGTCTCATGCGCATCCGCCAGCGCCTCCGCCGCGCCATCGGCCCGCATCTCTGA
- a CDS encoding 4Fe-4S dicluster domain-containing protein: MAFVITDKCVGVKDAGCVSVCPSDCIAPRPHDPDFPAATQLYIDPHDCIDCGLCVDECPARAIFAESDLTGDDRRFIALNAAHFKRQP, encoded by the coding sequence ATGGCTTTCGTCATTACCGACAAATGTGTCGGCGTCAAAGACGCCGGATGCGTCAGCGTCTGCCCCAGCGACTGCATCGCCCCGCGTCCCCACGACCCCGACTTCCCTGCCGCGACCCAACTGTACATCGACCCCCACGATTGCATCGACTGCGGCCTGTGCGTCGACGAATGCCCAGCCCGCGCCATCTTCGCCGAATCCGACCTCACCGGCGACGACCGCCGCTTCATCGCCCTCAACGCCGCCCACTTCAAGCGCCAACCCTGA
- a CDS encoding GNAT family N-acetyltransferase translates to MGVSFMTDPTQIESLPLPPESLAFGEVTVRFSRVVPGEAARGLVPSFHFRIIAADGSDAGHINFRVGETEHVRLCAGHIGFEIAERFRGRGYAYAACRAIGPFVRSIYETVIVTCDPDNAASRRTIERLGARFMDEVAVPVNDPHYQRGSRTKRRYAWTP, encoded by the coding sequence ATGGGCGTGAGTTTCATGACCGATCCGACACAAATCGAGTCGCTTCCCTTGCCGCCGGAATCGTTGGCGTTCGGCGAGGTGACGGTGCGGTTCAGTCGTGTGGTGCCCGGTGAGGCGGCGCGGGGGTTGGTGCCGTCTTTTCATTTTCGCATCATCGCGGCGGACGGTTCGGATGCGGGGCATATCAACTTTCGTGTGGGGGAGACGGAGCATGTGCGTCTTTGTGCCGGGCATATCGGGTTTGAGATCGCGGAGCGTTTTCGCGGGCGGGGTTATGCGTATGCCGCCTGCCGGGCGATCGGGCCGTTTGTTCGATCGATCTACGAAACCGTCATCGTCACGTGCGACCCAGACAATGCCGCGTCGCGGCGGACCATCGAACGACTCGGCGCACGATTCATGGACGAGGTCGCGGTGCCGGTCAACGACCCGCATTACCAGCGGGGCTCCCGCACGAAACGACGGTATGCATGGACGCCCTAA
- a CDS encoding cupin domain-containing protein: MSRLCDAFPRLTKTHAHTAGRFASRMRDPRHPRAKSDKIPAPGYPLPHRAPRSTQCPNPDPKGVGYIADPFRAGSGRCAEWINRMPRRRPSPHPSAVAPRPSRDGSSTGFEYHHANRVRPGRTCIAALLNSIGGHCIMSNPEPVKYVPAGTGPMYCGPADRVTFLATGLETHGSCFIVEGVIAPGGGPPPHVHHFEDETFYMLEGGATFTAGGRTIRAKQGDFIHIPRGTVHSIKNEETVPARAIVIISPAGPTGMQQFFEESFTPTTDRNAALPEINDAMIQRMMAAAERNGMSWVKPG, from the coding sequence ATGTCACGCCTGTGCGACGCATTTCCTCGACTTACAAAAACCCATGCGCACACAGCGGGCAGATTTGCCTCCCGCATGCGCGATCCGCGACACCCCCGTGCGAAATCCGACAAAATCCCCGCCCCCGGATACCCACTTCCGCATCGCGCCCCCCGTTCAACCCAATGCCCCAACCCCGACCCCAAAGGGGTCGGCTATATCGCCGACCCGTTCCGGGCCGGTTCGGGCCGATGCGCGGAATGGATAAACCGGATGCCGCGCCGCCGCCCGTCACCTCACCCCAGCGCCGTTGCCCCGCGCCCGTCGCGCGATGGATCATCGACGGGGTTTGAGTATCATCATGCAAATCGTGTCCGGCCGGGGCGGACCTGTATCGCGGCGCTACTCAACTCAATCGGAGGGCATTGCATCATGTCGAATCCGGAGCCGGTCAAGTATGTGCCCGCGGGGACGGGGCCGATGTATTGCGGGCCGGCGGATCGGGTGACGTTTTTGGCGACGGGGTTGGAAACGCATGGGAGTTGTTTCATTGTGGAGGGGGTGATCGCGCCGGGGGGCGGGCCGCCGCCGCATGTGCATCATTTTGAGGACGAGACGTTTTACATGCTCGAAGGCGGGGCGACGTTCACCGCGGGGGGACGGACGATTCGCGCCAAACAGGGGGACTTCATCCACATTCCGCGCGGCACGGTGCATTCGATCAAGAACGAAGAAACGGTCCCCGCCCGTGCGATCGTGATCATCTCCCCCGCCGGCCCGACGGGCATGCAGCAGTTCTTCGAAGAATCGTTCACGCCGACGACCGACCGCAACGCCGCATTGCCGGAGATCAACGATGCCATGATCCAGCGCATGATGGCCGCGGCGGAGCGGAACGGGATGTCGTGGGTGAAGCCGGGGTGA
- the argF gene encoding ornithine carbamoyltransferase, whose translation MTHFIDIADHSPQWLQHVLDVGVKLRKQRAEAGVNDPLLRGKSMAMIFEKPSLRTRVSFELAVTELGGHAVPLSNQEIGLGKRESPEDVARVLSGMVHAIMARVAEHAKLLSMAEHASVPVINALSDDSHPCQALADVMTLIDEFGPDLAGRTVAFVGDGNNVALSLAELCVKLGVNFTLAAPRDYSFSDAAIARIERQAAGGKLIVTEDPFQAAKGADALYADTFVSMGQEEEKAARLKVFAPYQINNQLIAAAAPHAVVLHCLPAYRGIEITDAAMDGPPSRVFPQAHNRLHAQKGLLAVLLAGL comes from the coding sequence ATGACTCATTTCATCGACATCGCCGACCATTCGCCGCAGTGGCTCCAGCACGTGCTGGACGTCGGGGTGAAGCTGCGCAAGCAGCGGGCGGAGGCGGGCGTCAACGATCCGCTCCTGCGCGGCAAGTCGATGGCGATGATCTTCGAAAAGCCCAGCTTGCGCACGCGCGTGAGCTTCGAGCTGGCCGTCACCGAACTCGGCGGGCACGCCGTGCCGCTGTCCAATCAGGAGATCGGCCTCGGCAAGCGGGAGAGCCCCGAGGATGTGGCGCGCGTCCTGAGCGGCATGGTGCACGCCATCATGGCGCGCGTCGCCGAGCACGCGAAACTGCTGAGCATGGCGGAGCACGCGAGCGTGCCCGTCATCAATGCCCTCTCCGATGATTCGCATCCGTGTCAGGCCCTCGCCGACGTCATGACGCTCATCGACGAATTCGGCCCGGACCTCGCCGGCCGCACGGTGGCGTTCGTCGGCGATGGCAACAATGTCGCGCTGAGTCTGGCTGAACTATGCGTCAAACTCGGCGTGAACTTCACGCTCGCCGCCCCGCGCGATTACTCCTTCTCCGACGCTGCGATCGCACGCATCGAACGCCAGGCCGCCGGCGGCAAACTCATCGTCACCGAAGACCCCTTCCAAGCCGCCAAGGGCGCCGACGCCCTCTACGCCGATACGTTCGTGTCGATGGGTCAGGAGGAGGAGAAAGCCGCGCGGCTCAAGGTGTTCGCCCCCTATCAGATCAACAATCAGCTCATCGCCGCCGCCGCCCCGCACGCCGTCGTCCTGCACTGCCTCCCCGCCTACCGGGGCATCGAGATCACCGACGCCGCCATGGACGGCCCCCCCTCCCGCGTTTTCCCCCAAGCCCACAACCGGCTCCACGCCCAAAAGGGCCTCCTCGCCGTCCTCCTCGCGGGTCTTTGA